From Musa acuminata AAA Group cultivar baxijiao chromosome BXJ3-8, Cavendish_Baxijiao_AAA, whole genome shotgun sequence, one genomic window encodes:
- the LOC103995677 gene encoding protein trichome berefringence-like 7 isoform X2: MVSGSFSRRLPARLTPRIVSSPRVSARRKLWVAPRPPSLGDLAAAFCLASLVLVVGCLMYVNVKGYLGSGSLVAGLAGDADVCDIFDGRWVPDSSYPLYNSSECPFAERGFNCLANGRKDMDYLKWRWKPWRCDVPKFNVQDVLERLRGKRVVFVGDSMSRTQWESLICMLMTGVQDPNTVYEVDGKHISKTIRFLGVRFQTFNLSIEFFRSVFLVQQSLPPRHGPKRVRTTLKLDKMDEMSRKWVDSDVLIFNSGHWWTPSKLFDMGCYFQVGGALKLGMSVDSAFTIALNTWASWVETMVDTNRTHVFFRTFEPSHWSDSNQKVCNLTQHPLAEAKANDRTEFSEIIVEVVERMKVPVTVLNVTPMGAYRSDAHVGTWSHPSTVTDCSHWCLPGVPDAWNELVFSYLMVKGWRKL, translated from the exons ATGGTGAGTGGTAGTTTTAGTAGGAGGCTGCCGGCTCGATTAACCCCTAGGATTGTGAGCAGCCCTAGGGTTTCCGCTCGCCGGAAATTGTGGGTGGCGCCCAGACCTCCTTCCTTGGGCGATCTGGCCGCGGCCTTCTGTCTGGCCTCTCTCGTGCTCGTTGTTGGATGTCTCATGTATGTCAACGTTAAAGGATACCTGGGCAGTGGTAGTTTGGTTGCTGGGTTGGCCGGCGACGCTGATGTTTGTGATATCTTTGATGGTCGCTGGGTGCCGGATAGCTCATACCCGCTGTACAATAGCTCGGAGTGTCCATTTGCTGAAAGAGGTTTCAATTGCTTGGCAAACGGGAGGAAGGATATGGACTATCTTAAGTGGAGGTGGAAACCATGGCGATGCGATGTGCCTAAATTTAATGTGCAGGATGTCTTGGAAAGGCTCAGAGGGAAAAGGGTCGTCTTTGTAGGTGATTCAATGAGTCGCACGCAGTGGGAGTCTCTAATATGCATGCTCATGACCGGAGTGCAGGATCCCAACACCGTTTATGAAGTCGATGGAAAACACATCTCAAAGACAATCCGCTTCTTAGGCGTTCGGTTCCAGACATTCAATTTGAGCATAGAGTTCTTCCGCTCGGTTTTTCTTGTACAGCAAAGCTTGCCGCCGCGACATGGGCCAAAACGGGTTCGAACGACACTGAAGCTGGACAAGATGGATGAGATGAGCAGGAAGTGGGTTGATTCAGATGTACTTATCTTCAATTCTGGTCACTGGTGGACTCCGAGCAAACTCTTTGACAT GGGTTGCTATTTCCAGGTTGGAGGAGCTCTGAAGCTTGGAATGTCTGTCGATTCTGCATTTACAATCGCCTTAAACACCTGGGCTTCTTGGGTTGAGACGATGGTCGACACAAATAGAACTCATGTCTTCTTCCGGACCTTTGAGCCTTCCCACTGGAG TGACTCAAACCAAAAGGTCTGTAACTTGACGCAGCACCCTTTGGCTGAGGCCAAAGCGAATGACCGGACGGAGTTTTCAGAAATCAtagttgaggtagtggaaaggaTGAAAGTTCCTGTCACTGTCCTTAATGTAACTCCGATGGGTGCATATAGAAGCGATGCTCATGTTGGCACTTGGAGCCACCCTTCTACCGTTACTGATTGCAGCCATTGGTGTCTCCCTGGAGTCCCAGATGCTTGGAACGAACTCGTGTTCTCCTATCTTATGGTGAAGG GCTGGAGAAAATTGTGA
- the LOC103996423 gene encoding protein DMP7-like — translation MDDHDTCKVLIEGAGARSDPHDDDYDGADEPHLLYILNLILNGTARLNVLLPTATILAFTIFAPLLTDDGGNCSSLNRWLMAAFVASCAASCVFFTFTDSFRASFSSGRLYYGVATFRGIWAFNARRKGPQNPAAYRLTWSDLFHASLSLLAFLAFAASHGDVMGCYGVKLPRKVANTVPLVVGFVVSVSFVLFPSKRRGIGYPFLLQRDAVFVKG, via the coding sequence ATGGATGACCATGACACATGCAAGGTCCTCATCGAAGGTGCTGGTGCTCGCTCCGACCCACACGACGACGATTACGACGGCGCCGACGAGCCCCACCTTTTATACATCCTCAACCTGATCCTCAACGGCACCGCTCGCCTCAACGTCCTCCTCCCCACCGCCACCATCCTCGCGTTCACCATCTTCGCCCCGCTTCTCACCGACGACGGCGGCAACTGCAGCAGCCTCAACCGGTGGCTCATGGCCGCCTTCGTCGCCTCTTGCGCCGCCTCCTGTGTCTTCTTCACGTTCACCGACAGCTTCCGAGCGTCGTTCTCGTCGGGGAGGCTGTACTACGGCGTCGCGACGTTCCGCGGCATCTGGGCGTTCAACGCGCGGCGCAAAGGCCCGCAGAATCCCGCGGCGTATCGCCTCACGTGGTCGGACCTCTTCCACGCGTCGCTCTCGCTGCTTGCATTCCTTGCCTTCGCAGCGTCTCACGGCGACGTGATGGGGTGCTATGGCGTGAAGCTGCCGAGGAAGGTCGCCAACACGGTTCCGCTGGTGGTTGGATTTGTGGTGAGCGTTTCCTTCGTGCTGTTTCCTTCCAAGAGGAGGGGAATCGGGTACCCTTTCTTGCTGCAGAGGGATGCAGTCTTCGTGAAGGGCTAA
- the LOC135645591 gene encoding stearoyl-[acyl-carrier-protein] 9-desaturase 1, chloroplastic-like — MLLGFSNNHGHFDLHAGISTREKLLPPSTSHHSSPVPAMQASSLSLCRRLHCSSSPVGSRRFRVSAVAAPPLRRDAVQHSMPPEKVEVFRSLEGWATGALLPLLKPVEQCWQPTDFLPDSSRPMEEFEEEVRALRARTAELPDDYFVVLVGDMITEEALPTYQTMINTLDGVRDETGASGSPWAVWTRTWTAEENRHGDLLGKYLYLSGRVDMRMLEKTVQYLIGAGMDPGTENNPYLGFVYTSFQERATFVSHGNTARLAKERGDSVLARVCGSIAADEKRHENAYARIIEKLLELDPDGAVNAIADMMRKKITMPAHLMADGRDPRLFDHYSAVAQRLGVYTAADYTSIVEFLVERWRLEKMEAGLSGEGRRARDFVCGLPARMRRLQERAEDRAKAAEPRRVKFSWIFDREVTI; from the exons ATGCTGCTCGGTTTCTCCAATAACCATGGGCATTTCGATCTCCACGCTGGTATAAGCACACGCGAGAAGCTGCTTCCACCTTCCACCTCTCATCATAGCTCCCCGGTGCCAGCCATGCAGGCCTCTTCGCTCTCTCTCTGTCGCCGCCTCCACTGCTCCTCCTCGCCCGTCGGTTCGAGGAGATTCCGGGTGTCGGCGGTAGCGGCGCCTCCGCTGCGGCGCGATGCGGTGCAGCACTCGATGCCGCCGGAGAAGGTGGAGGTGTTCCGGTCGCTGGAGGGGTGGGCAACCGGGgcgctgctgccgctgctgaaGCCGGTGGAGCAGTGCTGGCAGCCGACGGACTTCCTGCCAGATTCCTCCAGGCCGATGGAGGAGTTCGAGGAGGAGGTGCGGGCGCTGCGGGCCCGCACGGCGGAGCTGCCCGACGACTATTTCGTGGTGCTGGTGGGCGACATGATCACGGAGGAGGCGCTGCCGACGTACCAGACGATGATCAACACGCTCGACGGCGTGCGGGACGAGACGGGAGCGAGCGGGAGCCCGTGGGCGGTGTGGACGCGGACGTGGACCGCGGAGGAGAACCGCCACGGCGACCTCCTGGGCAAGTACCTCTACCTGTCCGGCCGCGTCGACATGCGCATGCTGGAGAAAACGGTGCAGTACCTCATCGGCGCAGGCATG GACCCAGGGACGGAGAACAACCCTTACCTCGGCTTCGTCTACACCTCCTTCCAGGAGCGCGCCACCTTCGTCTCCCACGGCAACACCGCCCGCCTCGCCAAGGAGCGCGGCGACTCCGTGCTCGCCCGCGTCTGCGGCTCCATCGCGGCCGACGAGAAGCGGCACGAGAACGCCTACGCGCGCATCATCGAGAAGCTGCTAGAGCTGGACCCGGACGGCGCCGTGAACGCCATCGCCGACATGATGCGCAAGAAGATCACGATGCCGGCCCACCTCATGGCCGACGGCCGCGACCCGCGCCTGTTCGACCACTACTCGGCCGTGGCGCAGCGGCTCGGGGTCTACACGGCGGCCGACTACACGTCCATCGTCGAGTTCCTGGTGGAGCGGTGGAGGCTGGAGAAGATGGAGGCAGGGCTCAGCGGGGAGGGTCGCCGCGCGAGGGACTTCGTCTGCGGCCTGCCGGCGAGGATGCGGCGGCTACAGGAGCGGGCGGAGGATCGTGCCAAGGCGGCGGAGCCGAGGAGAGTAAAGTTCAGCTGGATCTTCGACAGGGAGGTGACCATATAA
- the LOC135645589 gene encoding UDP-glucuronate:xylan alpha-glucuronosyltransferase 1-like isoform X1 encodes MRGANGTFPKFPESRDDSKRKMLKYRDSKEGDRYKIIFPDRSSTCKFHSLKLALLIITCCTVLTLLYSPTEPTEPLQQSSSKSRLVDVGRIWQQTASDPRYVSNLEVDWQGIPNLVGSADGRQGNLQIGLLNFNLSEVGYWRQTIPDAEISPVRLEYADTSITWNVLYPEWIDEEEDNEVPACPSLPEPQIEKGSRFDVVAVKLPCHGSGSWARDVARLHLQLSAAKLAAASAGGLSPVRVLFITECFPLPNLFTCRNLVRREGNAWLYEPEMSILQEKLRLPIGSCELAVPLKAEVRPQTGDGTREAYATILHSAEVYVCGAIAAARSIRLAGSTRDLVILVDESISDHHRSGLTAAGWKVRVIQRIRNPKAEKNAYNEYNYSKFRLWQLTEYDKVIFIDADLLILRNIDFLFGMPEISATGNNATIFNSGVMVVEPCNCTFQLLMDHINEITSYNGGDQGYLNEIFTWWHRIPRHMNFLKHFWEGDTEEVKAKKTKLFKADTPGLYVLHYLGLKPWLCFRDFDCNWNSILYRSFASDEAHATWWRVHDSMPENLQNLCLLSTVTKAGLEYNRRKAETANFPDEHWKRNVTDPRRHICFERFCRWEDVLQNWGKPASSKT; translated from the exons ATGAGAGGCGCGAACGGCACCTTCCCCAAGTTTCCTGAATCACG TGATGACAGCAAAAGAAAGATGTTGAAGTATAGGGACTCCAAAGAGGGAGACAGATACAAGATCATATTTCCAGATAGGAGTTCAACCTGCAAGTTCCACTCGCTGAAACTAGCCCTGCTCATCATCACATGCTGTACGGTTCTAACACTTCTCTACTCCCCGACGGAGCCCACCGAGCCACTCCAGCAGTCGAGTTCAAA GTCCAGACTTGTAGATGTTGGTCGGATATGGCAGCAAACAGCTTCAGATCCTCGATACGTATCCAATCTGGAAGTTGATTGGCAAGGAATACCAAATCTTGTGGGAAGTGCAGACGGTAGACAAGGCAATCTCCAAATCGGCTTGCTAAATTTCAACCTTTCCGAGGTTGGCTATTGGAGGCAGACGATCCCCGATGCTGAGATCTCGCCGGTGCGCCTGGAGTACGCTGACACGAGCATCACATGGAATGTTCTTTATCCGGAATGGATCGACGAGGAAGAAGACAATGAAGTGCCCGCCTGTCCGTCTCTTCCGGAGCCCCAGAtcgagaaaggatcaagatttgatGTGGTCGCAGTAAAGCTGCCCTGCCACGGGTCGGGAAGCTGGGCCAGAGACGTAGCGAGACTGCACTTGCAGCTCTCTGCAGCCAAGCTCGCTGCAGCTTCCGCCGGAGGGCTCTCCCCTGTCCGTGTGCTCTTCATCACCGAGTGCTTCCCGTTGCCCAACCTGTTCACCTGCAGGAACCTCGTGAGACGCGAAGGGAACGCTTGGCTGTACGAGCCCGAGATGTCCATATTGCAGGAGAAGCTCCGACTTCCGATCGGGTCGTGCGAACTTGCGGTTCCACTGAAAGCAGAAG TGCGGCCGCAAACAGGGGATGGAACTCGAGAAGCCTATGCCACAATACTGCACTCCGCGGAAGTATACGTCTGCGGCGCGATCGCCGCTGCTCGGAGCATCCGGTTGGCTGGGTCAACCAGGGACCTCGTCATACTGGTGGACGAATCGATAAGCGACCATCACCGGAGCGGCCTCACAGCTGCGGGGTGGAAGGTGAGAGTGATCCAAAGGATCCGAAACCCCAAGGCGGAGAAGAACGCCTACAACGAGTACAACTACAGCAAGTTCCGGCTCTGGCAGCTCACCGAGTACGACAAGGTCATCTTCATCGACGCCGACCTGCTGATTCTGAGGAACATCGACTTCTTGTTCGGGATGCCAGAGATCTCCGCGACGGGCAACAACGCGACCATCTTCAACTCCGGTGTGATGGTCGTGGAGCCCTGCAACTGCACGTTCCAGCTGCTGATGGATCACATCAACGAGATAACGTCTTACAACGGAGGGGATCAGGGCTACCTGAACGAGATCTTCACATGGTGGCACCGGATTCCGAGGCACATGAACTTCCTGAAGCATTTCTGGGAGGGCGACACCGAGGAGGTCAAAGCGAAGAAGACGAAGCTGTTCAAGGCTGACACGCCGGGCCTCTACGTTCTGCACTACCTGGGGCTGAAGCCATGGCTGTGCTTCCGGGACTTCGACTGCAACTGGAACTCCATCCTCTACCGCAGCTTTGCCAGCGACGAAGCCCATGCGACGTGGTGGAGAGTGCACGACAGCATGCCGGAGAACCTGCAGAACTTGTGCCTTTTGTCGACGGTGACCAAGGCCGGGCTGGAGTACAACCGGAGGAAGGCCGAGACGGCCAACTTCCCCGACGAGCACTGGAAGCGCAACGTGACCGACCCGAGGCGGCATATCTGCTTCGAGCGTTTCTGCCGGTGGGAGGACGTGCTGCAGAACTGGGGCAAGCCGGCTTCATCCAAAACATGA
- the LOC103995677 gene encoding protein trichome berefringence-like 7 isoform X1, with amino-acid sequence MVSGSFSRRLPARLTPRIVSSPRVSARRKLWVAPRPPSLGDLAAAFCLASLVLVVGCLMYVNVKGYLGSGSLVAGLAGDADVCDIFDGRWVPDSSYPLYNSSECPFAERGFNCLANGRKDMDYLKWRWKPWRCDVPKFNVQDVLERLRGKRVVFVGDSMSRTQWESLICMLMTGVQDPNTVYEVDGKHISKTIRFLGVRFQTFNLSIEFFRSVFLVQQSLPPRHGPKRVRTTLKLDKMDEMSRKWVDSDVLIFNSGHWWTPSKLFDMGCYFQVGGALKLGMSVDSAFTIALNTWASWVETMVDTNRTHVFFRTFEPSHWSDSNQKVCNLTQHPLAEAKANDRTEFSEIIVEVVERMKVPVTVLNVTPMGAYRSDAHVGTWSHPSTVTDCSHWCLPGVPDAWNELVFSYLMVKGEFPHAGKKWDKDQ; translated from the exons ATGGTGAGTGGTAGTTTTAGTAGGAGGCTGCCGGCTCGATTAACCCCTAGGATTGTGAGCAGCCCTAGGGTTTCCGCTCGCCGGAAATTGTGGGTGGCGCCCAGACCTCCTTCCTTGGGCGATCTGGCCGCGGCCTTCTGTCTGGCCTCTCTCGTGCTCGTTGTTGGATGTCTCATGTATGTCAACGTTAAAGGATACCTGGGCAGTGGTAGTTTGGTTGCTGGGTTGGCCGGCGACGCTGATGTTTGTGATATCTTTGATGGTCGCTGGGTGCCGGATAGCTCATACCCGCTGTACAATAGCTCGGAGTGTCCATTTGCTGAAAGAGGTTTCAATTGCTTGGCAAACGGGAGGAAGGATATGGACTATCTTAAGTGGAGGTGGAAACCATGGCGATGCGATGTGCCTAAATTTAATGTGCAGGATGTCTTGGAAAGGCTCAGAGGGAAAAGGGTCGTCTTTGTAGGTGATTCAATGAGTCGCACGCAGTGGGAGTCTCTAATATGCATGCTCATGACCGGAGTGCAGGATCCCAACACCGTTTATGAAGTCGATGGAAAACACATCTCAAAGACAATCCGCTTCTTAGGCGTTCGGTTCCAGACATTCAATTTGAGCATAGAGTTCTTCCGCTCGGTTTTTCTTGTACAGCAAAGCTTGCCGCCGCGACATGGGCCAAAACGGGTTCGAACGACACTGAAGCTGGACAAGATGGATGAGATGAGCAGGAAGTGGGTTGATTCAGATGTACTTATCTTCAATTCTGGTCACTGGTGGACTCCGAGCAAACTCTTTGACAT GGGTTGCTATTTCCAGGTTGGAGGAGCTCTGAAGCTTGGAATGTCTGTCGATTCTGCATTTACAATCGCCTTAAACACCTGGGCTTCTTGGGTTGAGACGATGGTCGACACAAATAGAACTCATGTCTTCTTCCGGACCTTTGAGCCTTCCCACTGGAG TGACTCAAACCAAAAGGTCTGTAACTTGACGCAGCACCCTTTGGCTGAGGCCAAAGCGAATGACCGGACGGAGTTTTCAGAAATCAtagttgaggtagtggaaaggaTGAAAGTTCCTGTCACTGTCCTTAATGTAACTCCGATGGGTGCATATAGAAGCGATGCTCATGTTGGCACTTGGAGCCACCCTTCTACCGTTACTGATTGCAGCCATTGGTGTCTCCCTGGAGTCCCAGATGCTTGGAACGAACTCGTGTTCTCCTATCTTATGGTGAAGGGTGAGTTCCCACATGCTGGTAAAAAATGGGATAAAGATCAGTAA
- the LOC103995679 gene encoding ABC transporter G family member 5-like: protein MKPQGCEIEAKGISYQISVPGRSHPLKKIWSREEEEQGGGALSHHPGPFGEVENAPANDKACEKFRVRFVLKNVSCRAKPSEILAIVGPSGAGKSTLLEILAGKITPPAPPTILINQRPVDKSDFRRISGYVTQQDTLFPLLTVRETLMFSARLRLGCGGDRGLSRSQLSARVESLLRELGLGRVADARVGDDARVRGISGGERRRVSIGVDVVHDPRILILDEPTSGLDSTSALQIVDMLKVMAETRGRTIILSIHQPGFRIVKLFGSVLLLADGAVLHHGTIDQLHSHLRSVGLELPHHANVLEFAIDSIETLRRSQSQHHQQQEPPANRAPPFQLPKKIVEGAEGKRDRCTLQQLFQQHKVVDEESLAGLDLDDLSYDYANSRLREIAILTHRFSKNVLRTKQLFACRTIQMLVSGLALGSIFYHLMDENIRERVGLFAFILTFLLSCTTEALPIFLEEREILMKETSNGSYRVSSYVIANGLVFLPFLFVLAVLFSVPVYWLAGLRPSFSAFMYFLLLIWLILYTANSVVVCFSALAPNFIIGNSIIAGLMGTFFLFSGYFISKQWMPSYWVFMHYISLFKYPFEGFLINEFSGSDKCLANGFGVCLLRGDDVLREEGLRKECRWKNVMMMVCFILAYRFFSYLILRCRCQCVHKGGLRRALI from the coding sequence ATGAAGCCACAGGGCTGTGAGATAGAAGCCAAGGGCATCAGCTACCAGATCTCCGTCCCAGGGAGATCCCACCCTTTGAAGAAGATatggagtagagaagaagaagagcagggtGGTGGTGCGTTGAGCCACCACCCTGGGCCATTCGGTGAGGTGGAGAACGCTCCGGCGAATGACAAGGCCTGCGAGAAGTTTAGAGTGCGGTTTGTGCTGAAGAACGTCAGCTGCCGCGCCAAGCCGTCGGAGATCCTTGCGATCGTCGGGCCCAGCGGCGCCGGTAAGTCCACATTGCTCGAGATACTCGCGGGGAAGATAACCCCGCCGGCGCCGCCGACCATCCTGATCAACCAGCGGCCGGTGGATAAGTCCGACTTCCGCAGGATCTCTGGCTACGTCACGCAGCAGGACACCCTGTTTCCCCTGCTGACGGTGCGGGAGACACTCATGTTCAGCGCCCGCCTCCGCCTCGGCTGCGGCGGCGACCGCGGTCTCTCCCGTTCTCAGCTGAGCGCCCGGGTGGAGTCCCTCCTCCGGGAGCTTGGCCTGGGCCGCGTGGCTGACGCCCGCGTGGGTGACGATGCCCGAGTCAGGGGCATCTCCGGCGGCGAGCGCCGGAGGGTCTCCATCGGAGTTGACGTCGTCCACGACCCGCGAATACTCATCCTCGACGAGCCGACGTCGGGGCTCGATAGCACGTCGGCGCTGCAGATCGTCGACATGCTCAAGGTCATGGCCGAGACCCGAGGCCGCACCATCATCCTCAGCATCCACCAGCCAGGGTTCCGCATCGTCAAGCTCTTCGGCTCCGTCCTCCTCCTCGCCGACGGGGCCGTCCTCCACCACGGTACGATCGACCAGCTCCACTCCCACCTCCGCTCCGTCGGCCTCGAGCTCCCCCACCACGCTAATGTCCTCGAGTTCGCCATCGACTCCATCGAGACCCTCCGCCGCTCGCAATCACAGCATCACCAGCAGCAAGAACCACCGGCGAACAGAGCGCCACCATTCCAATTGCCCAAGAAAATAGTCGAGGGAGCTGAAGGCAAGAGAGACAGGTGCACCCTGCAGCAGCTCTTTCAGCAGCACAAGGTGGTCGACGAGGAGTCGCTCGCCGGGCTCGACCTCGATGACCTGTCCTACGATTACGCCAACTCGAGGCTACGGGAGATCGCCATCCTAACGCACCGCTTCTCGAAGAACGTACTACGGACCAAGCAACTGTTCGCATGCCGGACGATCCAAATGCTCGTCTCCGGCCTCGCCCTCGGCTCCATATTCTACCATCTCATGGACGAAAACATCAGAGAACGAGTGGGCCTCTTCGCCTTCATCTTAACATTCCTGCTCTCCTGCACCACAGAAGCTCTGCCGATCTTCCTTGAAGAAAGGGAGATCTTGATGAAGGAGACATCGAACGGGAGCTACCGAGTCTCCTCGTACGTGATAGCCAACGGGCTCGTCTTCCTTCCGTTCCTCTTCGTCCTCGCCGTACTCTTCTCGGTGCCGGTCTACTGGCTCGCAGGGCTCAGACCGAGCTTCTCGGCCTTCATGTACTTCTTGCTCTTGATATGGCTAATCCTGTACACCGCGAACTCGGTGGTGGTCTGTTTCAGCGCTCTCGCCCCCAACTTCATCATCGGCAACTCGATCATCGCGGGTCTCATGGgcaccttcttcctcttctccgggTACTTCATATCGAAGCAGTGGATGCCGAGCTACTGGGTGTTCATGCACTACATCTCCTTGTTCAAGTACCCATTCGAAGGATTCCTCATCAACGAGTTCTCCGGCTCCGACAAGTGCTTGGCGAATGGGTTCGGGGTGTGCCTGCTGAGAGGGGACGACGTGCTGAGGGAGGAAGGATTGAGGAAGGAGTGCAGGTGGAAGAACGTGATGATGATGGTGTGCTTCATCTTGGCTTACAGGTTCTTCTCCTACCTCATACTCAGGTGCAGGTGCCAGTGCGTGCACAAGGGTGGGCTGAGACGAGCCTTGATCTGA
- the LOC135645589 gene encoding UDP-glucuronate:xylan alpha-glucuronosyltransferase 1-like isoform X2 — translation MFDATSHHRKVDDPCDDSKRKMLKYRDSKEGDRYKIIFPDRSSTCKFHSLKLALLIITCCTVLTLLYSPTEPTEPLQQSSSKSRLVDVGRIWQQTASDPRYVSNLEVDWQGIPNLVGSADGRQGNLQIGLLNFNLSEVGYWRQTIPDAEISPVRLEYADTSITWNVLYPEWIDEEEDNEVPACPSLPEPQIEKGSRFDVVAVKLPCHGSGSWARDVARLHLQLSAAKLAAASAGGLSPVRVLFITECFPLPNLFTCRNLVRREGNAWLYEPEMSILQEKLRLPIGSCELAVPLKAEVRPQTGDGTREAYATILHSAEVYVCGAIAAARSIRLAGSTRDLVILVDESISDHHRSGLTAAGWKVRVIQRIRNPKAEKNAYNEYNYSKFRLWQLTEYDKVIFIDADLLILRNIDFLFGMPEISATGNNATIFNSGVMVVEPCNCTFQLLMDHINEITSYNGGDQGYLNEIFTWWHRIPRHMNFLKHFWEGDTEEVKAKKTKLFKADTPGLYVLHYLGLKPWLCFRDFDCNWNSILYRSFASDEAHATWWRVHDSMPENLQNLCLLSTVTKAGLEYNRRKAETANFPDEHWKRNVTDPRRHICFERFCRWEDVLQNWGKPASSKT, via the exons ATGTTCGACGCAACTTCTCATCATCGCAAGGTTGACGATCCATG TGATGACAGCAAAAGAAAGATGTTGAAGTATAGGGACTCCAAAGAGGGAGACAGATACAAGATCATATTTCCAGATAGGAGTTCAACCTGCAAGTTCCACTCGCTGAAACTAGCCCTGCTCATCATCACATGCTGTACGGTTCTAACACTTCTCTACTCCCCGACGGAGCCCACCGAGCCACTCCAGCAGTCGAGTTCAAA GTCCAGACTTGTAGATGTTGGTCGGATATGGCAGCAAACAGCTTCAGATCCTCGATACGTATCCAATCTGGAAGTTGATTGGCAAGGAATACCAAATCTTGTGGGAAGTGCAGACGGTAGACAAGGCAATCTCCAAATCGGCTTGCTAAATTTCAACCTTTCCGAGGTTGGCTATTGGAGGCAGACGATCCCCGATGCTGAGATCTCGCCGGTGCGCCTGGAGTACGCTGACACGAGCATCACATGGAATGTTCTTTATCCGGAATGGATCGACGAGGAAGAAGACAATGAAGTGCCCGCCTGTCCGTCTCTTCCGGAGCCCCAGAtcgagaaaggatcaagatttgatGTGGTCGCAGTAAAGCTGCCCTGCCACGGGTCGGGAAGCTGGGCCAGAGACGTAGCGAGACTGCACTTGCAGCTCTCTGCAGCCAAGCTCGCTGCAGCTTCCGCCGGAGGGCTCTCCCCTGTCCGTGTGCTCTTCATCACCGAGTGCTTCCCGTTGCCCAACCTGTTCACCTGCAGGAACCTCGTGAGACGCGAAGGGAACGCTTGGCTGTACGAGCCCGAGATGTCCATATTGCAGGAGAAGCTCCGACTTCCGATCGGGTCGTGCGAACTTGCGGTTCCACTGAAAGCAGAAG TGCGGCCGCAAACAGGGGATGGAACTCGAGAAGCCTATGCCACAATACTGCACTCCGCGGAAGTATACGTCTGCGGCGCGATCGCCGCTGCTCGGAGCATCCGGTTGGCTGGGTCAACCAGGGACCTCGTCATACTGGTGGACGAATCGATAAGCGACCATCACCGGAGCGGCCTCACAGCTGCGGGGTGGAAGGTGAGAGTGATCCAAAGGATCCGAAACCCCAAGGCGGAGAAGAACGCCTACAACGAGTACAACTACAGCAAGTTCCGGCTCTGGCAGCTCACCGAGTACGACAAGGTCATCTTCATCGACGCCGACCTGCTGATTCTGAGGAACATCGACTTCTTGTTCGGGATGCCAGAGATCTCCGCGACGGGCAACAACGCGACCATCTTCAACTCCGGTGTGATGGTCGTGGAGCCCTGCAACTGCACGTTCCAGCTGCTGATGGATCACATCAACGAGATAACGTCTTACAACGGAGGGGATCAGGGCTACCTGAACGAGATCTTCACATGGTGGCACCGGATTCCGAGGCACATGAACTTCCTGAAGCATTTCTGGGAGGGCGACACCGAGGAGGTCAAAGCGAAGAAGACGAAGCTGTTCAAGGCTGACACGCCGGGCCTCTACGTTCTGCACTACCTGGGGCTGAAGCCATGGCTGTGCTTCCGGGACTTCGACTGCAACTGGAACTCCATCCTCTACCGCAGCTTTGCCAGCGACGAAGCCCATGCGACGTGGTGGAGAGTGCACGACAGCATGCCGGAGAACCTGCAGAACTTGTGCCTTTTGTCGACGGTGACCAAGGCCGGGCTGGAGTACAACCGGAGGAAGGCCGAGACGGCCAACTTCCCCGACGAGCACTGGAAGCGCAACGTGACCGACCCGAGGCGGCATATCTGCTTCGAGCGTTTCTGCCGGTGGGAGGACGTGCTGCAGAACTGGGGCAAGCCGGCTTCATCCAAAACATGA